The Acidobacteriaceae bacterium nucleotide sequence GCGAAGCCTACGAGCGCGACTACATCCTGAAGGAACTCGACCGCCACAACGGCAACGTCACCCGTGCCGCCGAGGCTCTCGGCCTCGAACGCTCGCATCTCTATCGCAAGATGCGCACACTCGGTATCAACGTAGGGGAATAACTCATGCGCATCCTCATCCCTGGCGGCTCTGGCCAGGTCGGCACCATCCTCGCTCGCCACCTCACACATACCGGCCACACCGTCACCGTGCTCTCGCGCAAGCCAACACCTCAACCCTGGCAGACGCTCGCATGGGATGGCCAGAACCCCGGCCCGTGGGTTGAAGAACTCCACCGCAGCGAAGTGGTCATCAACCTCTCCGGCCGCTCGGTCAACTGCCGTTATAACGCCGCCAATCGCCGCGAAATCATTGACTCCCGCGTCAAGCCCACCCTGCTGCTCGGTCAGCTCATCGCCGCGTCCCCCACGCCTCCGCGCATCTGGATGAACGCCAGCACCAGCACCTTCTATCGCAACGCGCTCGACCGTCCGCAGGACGAGTTCACCGGCGAACTCGGTGACCTTCCCACCGAACGCGGCACTCGCGAACCAGCCAACCAGCCCGAGACCTGGAGCTTCTCCATCGACGTCGCAAACCAATGGGAGCAGGCCCTCGCCGCCATCCCCACACCGCAGACGCGCAAGATCCGCCTACGCTCCTCCATGGTCATGAGCCCAGACGCCGGCGGAGTCTTCTCCGTGCTCTCCCATCTCGCCCGCATCGGTCTCGGCGGCTCGCAAGGCTCCGGCAAGCAGTACGTCTCGTGGATCCACGACATCGACTTCTGCCGCATCGTCGACGTTCTCCTCCAGCATCCCGAAATCGCCGCCCCCTCCAACGGCGTCGTCAACATGACCGCGCCGAACCCGCTCCCCAACCGCGAGTTCATGCAGATTCTCCGCAAGGGATGGGGCATGCCCATCGGCTTTCCCGCCACAAAGTGGATGCTCGAAATCGGTACCTTCCTGATGCGGACCGAAAGCGAGCTCGTCCTCAAAAGCCGCCGGGCCGTCCCCACCCTGCTGCTCAACGAAGGCTACGAGTTCGCCTTCCCCACCTGGTCCAGCGCGGTCACCAACCTCGTTCGTCGCAGCCGTCCGGCATAGGAACTAAGGCTCCCGCTCGACCTCGGCTCCGCGCAGAATCATCCGCAGGCTGTCCTTGAAACGCAAATCGAAACGGTCCAGCAAGACGCCTCCAGCCTGCCGCATCAGCGGCAGGCGTTTCGGATCGAGCCACTCCTTGCGTTTCTCCAGATCGTAGGCAGCAGACCGCTCTCCTGGCTTCGGATACACGGCCTGCTCCTCGGTCACAAAGCCAATCGTGAACGTATAAACCGCGCTGAAAACCACGACCGCCTCGCGCAAAGTAAACCCCGCCTCCATCAGCACAGCCGCAACGCGCTCTGTCGCCTCCATGTAGACCGTATCCTGCAGCCGCGAGCCTTCCACCACGCGCGCGCCGTCACGATACTCCAGCAACAACTCCCGCAGACCATTGCCGTAGGCGTTCATCCACACCCGCCAATCGCCGCTTCGCTTCTTCGGCACAAGCCGCTCCGCACCCTCGCCAAGAATCATCGTCGCCATCGCGTCGATCAGGTCTTGCTTACTCTTGAAGTGCCAGTACAACGTCGGCGCCTGAATGCCCAGATGGGCTGCCAGCCGACGCAGCGTCAACTGCTCCAGCCCCACCTCCTGCAGCAACTCCACCCCGGCTCGAACCACCATCTCGCGATGAACTTTCAAACGCCACCTCGACACATTCGCTTGCAGACTAATTCTACCAGTGTTAGATTTATCTAACAACGTTCGATTTTCTCGAACGCTTGAGGAGATCTCCATGAAAGCAGCCGTTATCACCACCGCAGGCCAGCCCCCCGTCTACGCCGACGCGCCCGAGCCATCGCCAAAAGCAGGCGAGCTCCTCCTCCGCGTCCAGGCCTCTGCTCTCAGCCAACTCGCCAAGGGGCGCGCAGCAGGCACCCACTACAGCGCCGACAACGTCCTCGGCACCATCGCCGGGGTAGACGGTGTCGGCCTCACCGACGATGGCCGCCGCGTCTACTTCGCCCTGCCTGACGCGCCCAACGGGGCCATGGCCGAGCGCACCGCTGTCCCCGCAAGCCGCATCATCGAACTCCCCGAAGAGATCGACACCATCGAGGCCGCAGCCATCGCTAACCCCGGCATGTCCGTCCGGACCGCTCTCGTCCTCCGCGCCAACTTTCAGCCCGGCGAAACGGTGCTCATCAACGGTGCCACCGGCGCAGCCGGTAAGCTCTGCGTGCAGGTCGCGCGACACCTCGGCGCAGGCCGCATCCTCGTCTCCGGACGCAACGCCGCCGCGCTCGAAGAGCTTCGTGCCCTGGGCGCAGACATCGTCGTTCCCTTCAGCATCGACGCCAGCAACGAAGGCAGCCAAGCCTTCGAAGACGCTCTCAAGCCCCACGTCGCCGAAGGCATCGACGTCGTCATCGACTACCTCTGGGGAGCAAGCGCGCAGACCATCCTCACCACTATCGCAAAAGCCGCCGAGAGCACATCCCCCGTTCGCTTCGTGCAGGTCGGCTCTATGAGCGGCGGCAACATCCAGCTCCCCTCAGCCGCCCTGCGCTCTTCCCCACTTGTCCTGATGGGTAGCGGCCTCAAGAGCGTTCCCCTGGACCGCCTCCTCGACTCCGTCAGCAATATCTTCCGCATCTACAAAGCTGCAGGCCTGCAGGTCAGCACAAAAACCGTCCCGCTCACAAACGTCTCCACAACCTGGCTGCAGGACTCACGCGAACGCATCGTCTTTACAACCCAATCCTAAGCACTCGTCCAAACACAAAACGGCCTCGCAGAAACTCTGCGAGGCCGTTGCTCCTCTGCTTCTTACTTCATCGGTATCGTCGGCGTGAACACCGGCGTCTTCGCCTCCGAAGCAAAGCGCCAGCCCGAAAGATACGCCAGCTCCAGAATCTTCCTCATCTTCACGAAGTCGATCTTTTCCACGGTGTCCGTCGTGTGGTGATAATCCGGGTGGAAGCCCGTGAACCACCAGAACGCCGGAATATCGTGCAGAAGGAACGGGAATTGGTCGGAGCGGAAGAGCACGTTCAGCGCCGTCTCATGGTCGAACCGATCATCCAGCACCAGCCCCACAGCCTTATTCTCGTCCTTCACCTCACGCGCATACTCCGGCGAGTAATACGCCCCGATCAGGTTCAACCGGTTCGTCGTGTCCTTCGGAATCTGGATCAACCCGTCCGTCTGCGGGCTCGCCGCTTCATCACGTCCGATCATGTCGAAGTTGATCTGCGCCTTCGTCGTCGCCAGTGGCCGTAGTGGATGCGCCGCCATCCAGTACGCTCCCAGCAGCCCACGCTCTTCGCTCGCAAACACGGAGAACAGGATCGAACGCTTCGGCTTCGCGGGGTTCTCCGCAAACGCCCGCGCCAACGCCACCACGCCCACCGTGCCGGAGCCGTTGTCATCCGCTCCATGCCAGATCTGCGGGCAGGGGTGCGGATCAGCAGGCACCTCTACCGGAGGATGCGCCGGATCAGCACACTCCGTCATACCGTCATGGTCATGATGAGCAGAGATCAGAATCGTCTCCGCCGCCAGCTTCGGATCACTT carries:
- a CDS encoding zinc-binding alcohol dehydrogenase family protein, whose amino-acid sequence is MKAAVITTAGQPPVYADAPEPSPKAGELLLRVQASALSQLAKGRAAGTHYSADNVLGTIAGVDGVGLTDDGRRVYFALPDAPNGAMAERTAVPASRIIELPEEIDTIEAAAIANPGMSVRTALVLRANFQPGETVLINGATGAAGKLCVQVARHLGAGRILVSGRNAAALEELRALGADIVVPFSIDASNEGSQAFEDALKPHVAEGIDVVIDYLWGASAQTILTTIAKAAESTSPVRFVQVGSMSGGNIQLPSAALRSSPLVLMGSGLKSVPLDRLLDSVSNIFRIYKAAGLQVSTKTVPLTNVSTTWLQDSRERIVFTTQS
- a CDS encoding DUF1731 domain-containing protein — encoded protein: MRILIPGGSGQVGTILARHLTHTGHTVTVLSRKPTPQPWQTLAWDGQNPGPWVEELHRSEVVINLSGRSVNCRYNAANRREIIDSRVKPTLLLGQLIAASPTPPRIWMNASTSTFYRNALDRPQDEFTGELGDLPTERGTREPANQPETWSFSIDVANQWEQALAAIPTPQTRKIRLRSSMVMSPDAGGVFSVLSHLARIGLGGSQGSGKQYVSWIHDIDFCRIVDVLLQHPEIAAPSNGVVNMTAPNPLPNREFMQILRKGWGMPIGFPATKWMLEIGTFLMRTESELVLKSRRAVPTLLLNEGYEFAFPTWSSAVTNLVRRSRPA
- a CDS encoding TetR/AcrR family transcriptional regulator C-terminal domain-containing protein — protein: MKVHREMVVRAGVELLQEVGLEQLTLRRLAAHLGIQAPTLYWHFKSKQDLIDAMATMILGEGAERLVPKKRSGDWRVWMNAYGNGLRELLLEYRDGARVVEGSRLQDTVYMEATERVAAVLMEAGFTLREAVVVFSAVYTFTIGFVTEEQAVYPKPGERSAAYDLEKRKEWLDPKRLPLMRQAGGVLLDRFDLRFKDSLRMILRGAEVEREP